In Siniperca chuatsi isolate FFG_IHB_CAS linkage group LG20, ASM2008510v1, whole genome shotgun sequence, the following proteins share a genomic window:
- the fdxr gene encoding NADPH:adrenodoxin oxidoreductase, mitochondrial isoform X2: MMARQDVEVDIYERLPVPFGLVRFGVAPDHPEVKNVINTFTQTAKHSRCSFYGNVNVGKDVSVEQLQQAYHAVVLSYGADGNRSMGVPGEDLAGVYSAKDFVGWYNGLPTCRELSPDLSCETAVILGQGNVALDVARILLSPIDILKKTDITQPALEALAESRVRRVLIVGRRGPMQVACTIKELREMVNLPDTRPEMVAADFEGVREALKDVPRPRKRLTELMLKTALEIPGEKEQERRNKASRIWAFRFFRSPIEILADPDHSRTAGLRLAVSKLEGSGEGARAVVTGEVEDLSCGLVISSIGYKSLPIDPSVPFDSHKSIVPNKMGRVQQAAGLYCSGWLKTGPTGVIADTMNNSFDTARSLMEDMDSGTLDVSAAKPGSQSISALLEKRGVKPVIFSDWEKIDSVEMRRGEATGKPREKLLTVEEMLQVARK, encoded by the exons ATGATG GCACGTCAAGATGTTGAGGTGGACATTTATGAGCGGCTGCCCGTCCCTTTTGGCCTGGTCAGGTTCGGGGTGGCCCCCGATCATCCTGAAGTCAAG AACGTCATCAACACGTTCACTCAGACAGCCAAGCATTCACGCTGTAGCTTCTACGGTAATGTGAATGTGGGAAAGGATGTGAGCGTTGAACAGCTGCAGCAAGCCTACCATGCAGTCGTACTG AGTTATGGTGCAGACGGAAACAGGAGTATGGGAGTGCCAGGAGAAGACTTGGCCGGTGTGTACTCTGCCAAAGATTTTGTGGGCTGGTACAATGGGCTGCCCACTTGTCGGGAG CTGAGTCCAGACCTGAGTTGTGAAACAGCAGTCATTCTGGGACAAGGCAACGTGGCCTTGGATGTAGCAAGAATCCTGCTGTCTCccattgacattttaaaa aagaCTGACATCACCCAGCCGGCCTTGGAGGCTCTAGCAGAGAGCCGGGTCCGCAGGGTGCTGATTGTTGGCAGGAGAGGACCCATGCAGGTTGCTTGCACCATCAAG GAGCTTAGAGAAATGGTGAACCTGCCGGACACCAGACCTGAGATGGTGGCAGCTGATTTTGAGGGTGTCAGAGAGGCTCTTAAAG ATGTGCCGAGGCCCAGGAAGCGTCTGACAGAGCTGATGTTAAAGACGGCCCTGGAGATCCCAGGAgagaaggagcaggagaggCGAAACAAGGCCTCCCGCATCTGGGCTTTTCGATTCTTCCGGAGCCCCATTGAAATTCTGGCTGACCCTGACCACAGCAGAACAGCTGGCCTCCGACTGGCGGTCAGCAAGCTGGAG GGTTCAGGCGAGGGAGCCCGGGCAGTGGTCACTGGAGAAGTGGAGGATCTGTCCTGTGGCCTAGTCATTAGCAGTATCGGCTACAAGAGCCTCCCCATTGATCCATCAGTGCCATTTGACTCCCACAAATCCATCGTCCCGAACAAAATGGGCCGCGTTCAACAAGCTGCAG GTCTATATTGTAGTGGCTGGCTGAAAACAGGCCCCACTGGCGTGATAGCCGACACTATGAACAATAGTTTTGACACTGCACGATCATTGATGGAGGACATGGACTCTGGAACGTTGGATGTATCTGCTGCCAAGCCTGGTTCTCAAAGCATCAGTGCTCTGCTGGAAAAGAGAG GAGTGAAACCAGTGATTTTCTCAGACTGGGAAAAGATTGACAGTGTGGAGATGAGGAGGGGCGAAGCCACTGGAAAACCCAGAGAAAAACTACTGACTGTGGAGGAAATGCTGCAGGTGGCTCGAAAATGA
- the fdxr gene encoding NADPH:adrenodoxin oxidoreductase, mitochondrial isoform X1, whose amino-acid sequence MSVQKLLFSGLKLSTSGRSRWISRLHDGINGNGKASLSSCSPKVCIVGSGPAGFYTAQHLIKARQDVEVDIYERLPVPFGLVRFGVAPDHPEVKNVINTFTQTAKHSRCSFYGNVNVGKDVSVEQLQQAYHAVVLSYGADGNRSMGVPGEDLAGVYSAKDFVGWYNGLPTCRELSPDLSCETAVILGQGNVALDVARILLSPIDILKKTDITQPALEALAESRVRRVLIVGRRGPMQVACTIKELREMVNLPDTRPEMVAADFEGVREALKDVPRPRKRLTELMLKTALEIPGEKEQERRNKASRIWAFRFFRSPIEILADPDHSRTAGLRLAVSKLEGSGEGARAVVTGEVEDLSCGLVISSIGYKSLPIDPSVPFDSHKSIVPNKMGRVQQAAGLYCSGWLKTGPTGVIADTMNNSFDTARSLMEDMDSGTLDVSAAKPGSQSISALLEKRGVKPVIFSDWEKIDSVEMRRGEATGKPREKLLTVEEMLQVARK is encoded by the exons ATGAGCGTCCAGAAACTGCTGTTTTCCGGGTTGAAGTTGTCGACTTCAGGGAGAAGTCGATGGATAAGTCGGCTTCATGATG GCATAAATGGGAATGGAAAGGCATCTCTTTCCTCTTGCAGCCCAAAGGTGTGTATTGTTGGAAGCGGACCGGCAGGCTTCTACACGGCACAGCATTTGATCAAG GCACGTCAAGATGTTGAGGTGGACATTTATGAGCGGCTGCCCGTCCCTTTTGGCCTGGTCAGGTTCGGGGTGGCCCCCGATCATCCTGAAGTCAAG AACGTCATCAACACGTTCACTCAGACAGCCAAGCATTCACGCTGTAGCTTCTACGGTAATGTGAATGTGGGAAAGGATGTGAGCGTTGAACAGCTGCAGCAAGCCTACCATGCAGTCGTACTG AGTTATGGTGCAGACGGAAACAGGAGTATGGGAGTGCCAGGAGAAGACTTGGCCGGTGTGTACTCTGCCAAAGATTTTGTGGGCTGGTACAATGGGCTGCCCACTTGTCGGGAG CTGAGTCCAGACCTGAGTTGTGAAACAGCAGTCATTCTGGGACAAGGCAACGTGGCCTTGGATGTAGCAAGAATCCTGCTGTCTCccattgacattttaaaa aagaCTGACATCACCCAGCCGGCCTTGGAGGCTCTAGCAGAGAGCCGGGTCCGCAGGGTGCTGATTGTTGGCAGGAGAGGACCCATGCAGGTTGCTTGCACCATCAAG GAGCTTAGAGAAATGGTGAACCTGCCGGACACCAGACCTGAGATGGTGGCAGCTGATTTTGAGGGTGTCAGAGAGGCTCTTAAAG ATGTGCCGAGGCCCAGGAAGCGTCTGACAGAGCTGATGTTAAAGACGGCCCTGGAGATCCCAGGAgagaaggagcaggagaggCGAAACAAGGCCTCCCGCATCTGGGCTTTTCGATTCTTCCGGAGCCCCATTGAAATTCTGGCTGACCCTGACCACAGCAGAACAGCTGGCCTCCGACTGGCGGTCAGCAAGCTGGAG GGTTCAGGCGAGGGAGCCCGGGCAGTGGTCACTGGAGAAGTGGAGGATCTGTCCTGTGGCCTAGTCATTAGCAGTATCGGCTACAAGAGCCTCCCCATTGATCCATCAGTGCCATTTGACTCCCACAAATCCATCGTCCCGAACAAAATGGGCCGCGTTCAACAAGCTGCAG GTCTATATTGTAGTGGCTGGCTGAAAACAGGCCCCACTGGCGTGATAGCCGACACTATGAACAATAGTTTTGACACTGCACGATCATTGATGGAGGACATGGACTCTGGAACGTTGGATGTATCTGCTGCCAAGCCTGGTTCTCAAAGCATCAGTGCTCTGCTGGAAAAGAGAG GAGTGAAACCAGTGATTTTCTCAGACTGGGAAAAGATTGACAGTGTGGAGATGAGGAGGGGCGAAGCCACTGGAAAACCCAGAGAAAAACTACTGACTGTGGAGGAAATGCTGCAGGTGGCTCGAAAATGA